Within the Eucalyptus grandis isolate ANBG69807.140 chromosome 1, ASM1654582v1, whole genome shotgun sequence genome, the region CATGCAGGAGCTTAGACTAGGGCAAGGGGGTTCTCCTGAAGAAGGTCCTCGAATCAGTCAAGTTGACCTCATCAACTGCTTGGGTGACTGGGTTCTCGCCCTAGGCCATCACCTCAATTCTAACCATAGGGCATGCACCTCGGCAACATGGCCAGGATGCTCAAGTGCACCGGCAACGGCAGTGATGGCAACACCATCACTTTTATATTTGTGAGCCCTGGTAAGAAGAAGGACGAGTGAAACCATTTATGATATGGACGTGTTCATTGGTAATTCAAGAGCAAAGTCCCAGACATGCCAGCGAAACATCATTACTCGTAAGCTCCACCGTTCCAGTGCTTGCAACAGTGAAATTACCCAACTTTGGTTTGCTCTACCATGGTGTGTATACTGTTGGTTACAAAGATCATTTCGTTGTTATTTATGAAACAAAGACCAAGACGAGACTGCCGATTTCGAGATTAAGGCTATGGGCATTGACAGCGAACATCTCAGCGTCCCAGATAAGAAATTGTAGAGAACTCAGCAGCATCGGCCATGCCGGTAAGGGCTTGACATAATCTCTTGCTAAAATAAAGTCGCATCGTTTTGAAGCTGCGGAGCATTAATCTAACTTTAGCGGCCACTCAATTTAGCAACTAGGGGAAAAAACTGGCTCGTTTCATAACAACGGTTGATCATATGGGGATGGAAACTCAGGCATATCCTTCAGCACTCCCTCTAATTTGAATTGTTGCTAGTTTTGTACATTTCAACATAATAGGACTGATGATCGACCGCATGCCAGACGGACAAATAGGTGATCAAGAATCACTCTGTGCCAATTGCGATAGATAATTTAACATTCGTTCAGCGCAATAACCTTTGGTTCATCGATCCTCGTAGAAAAAGCTCATGAATAACTGAGCAGAGCGATCATCTCCAGCTCAACTCCCGATCTATCATGCACAGTGagaaccacaaaaaaaatcaccagATACAAGTACCAAATATGGGCAACCAGGCGAAAGAGGAAAGCAAATCCCAAAAGTAGGCTCATGATTCACAGAAGTACTGATTGCAGATTTTAAGCAAACGCGGGCAATTGGCAGAAGTTTTTTCAGTGTTGCTACAGAATAATCTAAGCTTGCtctcaaagaaaacaaaaaagtagaTCCTCTCTCAAGCCAACAAGGGACCAACCGAACCCAGAAGCTGCAAAAGCACCCAAAAAAATAGTTAGAAAGTAAGAAAGGCTATATTTTTGTTTGCGAAAGAAGGATGCAGATAATAAATACTATTGCTTCAAAATATCAACACAACTTAGGACCACTAATCATTTCAGACAACCAAGGTGATGTAGAAAGGGAGAATTAATATGTGCACAAGAACAATGAGCAAGAGAAGCCCAACAGTGGGTTGCCAATGACCTAACATAATTTAGGACATCACCATTAAAAGAAACATATGACTTAACAGAGGATACTTGACAATTGACTTCGCATAGAAACATTGCAAACTTGACGATAAATGGTTGGAGATGAGTAAACATGGCTAAAAGAAGCTATTCATTTCCCTCATAGAATGAAGCATTCAGAAGGTGTGAAGAGATTATTTGTTCAACCAAAAACACCCTTACAGCAATCAACTGGGAAACATAACATACAATTATTGGTATGCCAATCATTTGCTCAACTTATTAAAATATCAACAGCTTATTCTTTGAAGtggaaagaagatgaagcaacCTCAAGCTCAGTCATTGCAATGACAGGGACAGTTATTACAAGGTTCACAGTAAGTGGTCAATGAAGTTACAAACAACTAAATATGGAAACTAAGAGAAAAGGCAACAGATCGCAAACATGACTGGCAATATTTTCGAAATCGAACAACTAATGATGAACCACAGAAAAGATAATTgctcttaaaaagaaaaaaaaaacatcatttaaAGCACACATACCTCATATGTTGCTGGGATACATGAAAACCCTTACCCTAGCTCCCTGtaaaagatagaaaaatcaatacACGAGCTAAAGACGTCCATAATATACAATGCTCCTAAAAGGTTCTATTATCTACTCTACCATGGATTTGGGAGGCAAGTTCGACTTGAACTTGGCACGGACGACACCGCTGTTACCATGAGGCCTGATAACTTTCCCCCAAATGCATCGATAGTGCGATCCATTCTTCTTCACCTTCGCCTTGTATATGTAGGCCATGCGCTTACCAGCGTACCATGCTACCTCCTCTTGGGTGTTGACTCCCTCAATTTGGATCAAAGACGTATTCGGGTACTGGTTAGACTTCGACCTGTTTCAACAAGAGAAATTTCAACTACCTCAACAGAAAGGAAATACACAAAGTATAGCCACAGACCCAATAACTTGTACTTCATAAAAGCTAACACGAATTCTTTCCCCTTTCCCTCACATCTAAACCCGCCAATAGATTCCACCCAAAACTACAACAAATCACATCAACAACAAGTCCTTCCTACGCAGATACTCAGCTAATTCAGCTAAGGGACCCAAACTCCTCTAGAGACACTTCCCCATGAAATCAGCTTCAATCACATGGGGAAATCAAGCAAGCCGTCACCGAAAGCTCAAACCTAAACCAAGGCTCCACTACGAAATAATCGAAAGCCTATCCAACAGCACGAGAAAGCCAAACTCGATTGAACCCACATCTCTACTCACGTAGAAGAACAGAGCAACAAGAGGTACTAAGAATCGATGAGAAACAGGGCGCACGCA harbors:
- the LOC104421117 gene encoding 60S ribosomal protein L35a-3; amino-acid sequence: MVKGRQGERVRLYVRGTVLGYKRSKSNQYPNTSLIQIEGVNTQEEVAWYAGKRMAYIYKAKVKKNGSHYRCIWGKVIRPHGNSGVVRAKFKSNLPPKSMGARVRVFMYPSNI